The nucleotide window TTCGTCCTCGTCTGCCCCTTCTCCTTCCAggtcctcctcttttttcgcCCCTTCCTCATCATTCACGTCGTTAAAATCGGGATCTTCATCTGCCTGCAGCCCCTCACCACtatcatcatcatcttcgTCGTCGTTGTCGTCTTCGTCATCCCCATGcgctttccccttctttgcGTTTTCCTTCTTGGTCTCCTTCCCgttattgccattttttgggttttttttttttttttcattcgatTTTAATTCCAATAGGGATAGGAACTTTTCATCCCTAGCAATGCTTCGCGGGCCATCTGATCGGAGCACATGATAATTGGGGTGTCCACCCTCTTCGCTTTGTCCGTTTGCCCTGTGCACGTCAATGACTCCGCCAAGTTCGCCTCCCCTCTGCTCATGTGGTTCCTTTTTATGGCGCTTCGCGGCACCCCCTTCCTTGTGCTTCCTATATTCATGCTTGTAGGACATCCACACGCAGTTAAAATTCGTCTTCTCCTTACTACCAAAGTTTTTGTACTGCTCCTCCATCATGTAGCATGACCCCTCCGAGTTGAACAGCTCGCATGCGCGCACGTCCGACCCGATGTCCGAGCCGAACACGTTGATGTTGAGGAATCcttgaagggggggggaaatgaaaaaataaaaaatgggaggagCAGCGAAATGGACGAAGCAGCAAATGGACGGAGGCGGAGCAGCAAATGCAAGCACTAACGGGAAGACACCTCTCAACGGCGCCAACTGCGGAGACACCCCTCTCCTCCGCTCATCCCAAACGGCGAAGAAAAATCACTCGAGGAGTACCTTCATTTTCGCACCCGTTGATGGTGAGCTTACACTCAGTGTATCTGTAGCAATCCCTCTCTCCCAAACTTTTGCAATTCTGGAAGCATGCCTTATAGGAGTGATCATAGAAGCAGTTCCTACTCTCCGTACattcgttttcattttttaaattaaaacatgGGCTCTTTATTTCTATTTGCTTATTAGCGTTGTCGCTATGGAATGacttaaaaaattcttcatCATTGTTGTACTCGTAATCGGCGATTCCTCCACCGATGGGCagcttttcccctccaccgATGGGCagcttttcccctccaccgATGGGCagcttttcccctccaccgATGGGCagcttttcccctccattgATGGGCAgattttcccctccattgATGTTCTTTTCAGTGGCTATTTGGCTGGGGGTGTCAGCATGGTTCAGCTCCCCCTGGTGGTCACTCGGTACATCCCCGCGCTGTGCACTTCCCTCGTGTCTTTGCTGCGCGTTCGGTTCGACTTCTTCTCGGCCCTTCCCCTGGAAGAATGAAAAGGCttcgaaaaagggaaataaaataagcataACATGGCATAGCATAACATAACATAACATAACATGCGCGGTGCGCCTCGCCCTTACTCGATCTAAGGTTCGGGTGCCCATCCTCCCCCTCAAGAGCGGTTGTCTCCTCGAACGTTTGGGATGTCTCCCCTTCTACAGTGTCATCcttccgaaaaaaaaaaaaaaaaaaaaacacaaacggGCGTATTTGTACGATCAGGCCGATTCACAGATATAGAAGCACCTCTACATCCGTGTGTTAACACCACATGTGAGCTGCACAAACATAGAGCACGCTGAGCAATTATAAACAGCTGTATGCGCACTCTCACACGGCAACATGAGTGCACGCAAGCCCGTGCACGTTGCGAACCTTTGGGGGtatttcctcctccatgGTGGTTCCCCCTCCCCAGGCGGACTCCAACTTGTTCTGACCCCCAAGCAGCGCATGTCCCCACTTGGGCTCCTTCGCCCGCAATTGGACGTTATAGCAAAGCAAATGTGCTATTATTATTCCGCGTAgtaaattcattttgtttttttctattttgttctGTTCTCTTCTCTTCTGTtctcttttgttttattttttccgtgtGGGAAGTGAAACTCCGCAAGGACGTGGTTTAGCCGTATGCAAAATTGCTCAGCCGGGGCCCCCATACATGCATTTCCGCTGCATACAACATGTGCGCGGTCGTATGGAGCGCGCGCTGCTACGTGGTACGCGCGTACGCCTCTGTGTAGCCGCGGATTTGCGGCTGCTCTGGCGTCCGTCGCTTTGTGTGCAAGTGCGCGTTGCCCAGTTGGCGGTGGTTCAACGTGTTGGTTGTTTCCGCCGATTTGGTCGCTTTCGTCTCTTTCACCGTTCTGTCTGTGCCCCCGGTGTGCTCCCTTTCCACTTCCTCTTTATCTTTACCTTTACCTCAACCCTTGGCAAATCGCTTGGCGTAAAAatggcagcaaaaaggggatgcgAACATGTAGGGGGCAGGAAGTGCACGCATCACCGAGCATGTTGACTCGCTCGACAGATAGGCAAACGAGTAGGCAAAGAAAActgcgcttttttttgccagaACAAATGGACACCCACCTGGTCGTATTGCACGTTGTATCTTTTCACTTAATGCACGCGAAGTGCATGTTGGCGCGCGACGCACgcggaagaaggaaaaaaaaaaaaaaaaaaaaaaaaaagaaaagaagtgATAACATCCGTTTAATGCATGCCAAATGTGGATACAATTTTTTGCGCTAACAGGACTGCTATATTATGGTACCCcctctttggaaaaaaaaaagaaaaaaaaaaacgccattTGTTCAGCAGAACGTTTCAGGGAAATGCCTTTTCAATTTCAGTGAACTTTGTGTACGCTTCGCGGCGTAGGAACGGGGCCTCCGTTTTCGCCCCCGTCCGATTAGTCCACCAGAATGGCCCACCTGAATGACCCACCTGTTGATTCCCTTCGGTGGAATCCTCCAATTCGCCGCACTGCGCCGTTTGAAGCGCCCCTCTTGGCCTTTCCCCCCAATGCACGTAAGTGCTACGCGGCGGGTTCActtattcccattttttgcgttcCTTGGAAGACGCGCGCAACTGTATGGGTGGGGGGGTCCCAACACGAGATGTAGCACTTCCACGCGCAGCTCATATGTTGCGCCAGAGCTGTcgccccccaaaatgggtCTACCAAAAATGTATGGAATTTCCGTGGGGGAAGAATAAGCCGTTCACCCGTAATGTTGTACGTGTCCCCTCATGGGGAAGAAACTGTGATAGCGTTGTGGCGATCTGACCAAAGCGCAAATTACAACTGAATGAAAAAGTGGACAAAACTTCATAGTAATACATTCCGGATGgattaacttaaaaaataaaaaatgttaaaagggaagaaaagcCGTTTGAACGCTCTTGCAATGCAGTTGTTCCTTCCCCCGCGAAGATTTATTCCTCTCGCGGTTACCCTTTTCGttgcgttcttttttttatttactcgTTTTGCCTGTCTGCCGcgcttcctcttccctttcccgcaaattaaaaagaggaagaaaatttcattaaaatgagttaaaaaaaaaaaaaaaaaacgacagcGCGGGGCACTTCCATTTCACTTTAATACAGACTGGCAAAACAACCTCATATagttcctttccccctttaatGCCATtaacccccccaaaaatATGCGGACTTGTCAAAAGAATATGCAGCGTGCGGACATCGCgtcgtattttttatatattatactcaTTGGGGGAAGGGCAGGGGGCGCGCCAATCCTCACCAAGCAAATGCGTATAACTTACAAcgtgttattatttatacaaaCAGAACTGCGCCAGTAAAATTCCTATACTATGCTTGTACAGTTTGACTCACTATGCGTTATTGCATCCCGCGGGAAGAGCCCCTGTTATATGCGGCCCAATTTCAAATGAATCAAATGAACTTATTGAGGTTTCCCATTTGACGCGGCACGTTTTATATGCTATATTAAAATTGCTTCTCAAAtgggcgtttttttctctccacttgtacaatttttttttttttttttttttttttttttgcccttttggcaaatttgaaattaaattaaattaatttatctGTAAGGCAGTTTTGCCAATCCCGCGAAAAGGATTTTTCTCtgtttttgtcatttttatcgtttttcttatttttcttatttttctcgtttttctcattttgctaatttttttccttttttttttccttttttttccccttttcgagCGGCGCGCAAAGATATTGTACTTACATATGCAGCCCTGCGCGGCTCGCGAATGCCTCCCAGCGTGGCGCAAATCGACGAGCAGCGTCCGCCCGGTTGAATATACGCGTACGCCTAAATGTATGCATAAGCAAGTATATTTGCGTAAATAagtatattttcataactatatatatatgaataaataagcGTATTTGCATGACTATGTTTACGTGCGCGTCTTAGCTGTTCCCCGCCGCGAGCGCATATGCGAGATTCACAAGCGAATTCacaaatataatatagcCAACCCGAACGCTGTCGCGCAGTTTGGACGAAGTGCTCACCCGGTTTGGGGCCCACGTTTGCCGCTAGCGATTAACCAAGGGGAGACCGCCAAGAGGAAGCAAAACTGGACGGAGCGAAACGGAGCAGTTATGACAAAAGCGTGACAAGCATAATCCATACGTAGCGAACCGAAGTGCACAAAGCAGAGCATACCACTCATACGCTGCAACCCACAAATAGAGGCCACCCCCCCAGCACACTGTACAAACCGAATTAACTTCCGCACGCCCGTGTCTACTGCCCACCCCCAGTAGCAAcgagctgaaaaaaaaaaaaaattattcctcgtttttcacttttaaagGCATGAAAGAATTAGTGGGAAGATCGCGAAATGAAAGAAAGCTCGACGGAATCTACAACAAGCAAAGGGACGCACTCCTGCACcagtacaaaaatgaaagagaaagaaacaAGGACATATATGCCAATTTGAACAAAAGGAAGGCCAATGAGACTATTCCCTTTCCAGAAATAtacgagaaaaaaagaaaagcggaCAAACCCAAGGTGGTGGACTCCTCCAAAGAGGGCacccaaaaaggagaaagcagcgtgaaaggggaagaacaaccCAACCGAGTGGACGACTCAAATgcaaaaaacaaacgaagtAATAGCAGCATTACCCTCTTTAAGGGAATCCATATGATTATATATAGAcacatattttcaaaaagcaAATTCGTCAAAAGTGTAACCCTTTTTATAAACCTCTGCATTAACTATCTtaataatcaaaataaaaatgtttttttttttgcctttgaTAAAATAGTGAGAGTTTTCCTTCGAAATTACATCCACGATGATGAAGGGCAGACAGCATCACACAGCATCTACACCGTTTATAGTGAAGACGAGCTGCATATAAAATGCATGGTCTCTCTGTTTGATAAGGTTATTAACAGAATTATAGACAATCGCTTCCGCATAAGTGCGAATGCTTGCCAGTCGGAGGAGGCCGCAAATGATGATGGCCACTCGGTCAATACGGATGGAGCGACGAACGAGGCCCCCGATGGTGGCGAAGGTAGTGGCGCGTCGCAGCATAATGCAGAGGAGGATACCCCCAAGCAACGGAGCAGCCAAGCAGCGGATCAGCCAAACACCGTAGTTCTCACCAAACAGGAGAGAAAATATCTGAAGGCCCTCAAAATCAGGGTGTACTATCtaataattttgtacaagcttaatgataattttattttcaataagTTGATTAGCATTTATAGGCAGATCTTGGAGGAGCTGCTGCGGGAGTATGAGCAGTTTGAGGAGGCCGTCTCTCAGGAGCGGAGGAGGCCCGCGCGGGGCACGACAGGTGGTGCGAATGTCACCTCCACCGCTGATCCAGCCGATGCCGCTGACCCCGCCAATCCCGCCGCTCCCGCCGCTACCATGGACGACCTCGCGGAGGATGAGGACTTCCTGCACCTCCAGGAGAAGTGGACCCTGCCGAGCGACTACGAACTGTTTAAGATCAAGCGCAGCGCCTTCGTCAAGTGTATGTCCAAAGTGTTTCACTTCATCCACGTCAAATGGGCCAGCACCCTGGTGGAGAGCCTGCTGCTCGAcgtgtattttaaaaaacacatatTTGATACCTGCGATGAAATACTCATTGAGAAGCTCCAGTCCGCAGCCAAAGGAAACATGAACAAGAGAAAAACTCCCACTCACTCTCCCCATGTTTTATCCATAGGAGAATCCCTAAATCCGGTGGTGGACGCCCGGGCGGAGAAAATCGTGTCTCTCCATGGTTCGCACGTTTGGTCTACGAAGCAGATGGAGCGGTAGTTCGTGCGGGAGGCCTGGCATATGCCTACGCCTTTTTATGCCTTCCTTCCCAGAGGAGTAACTTCTTTTACAAACGCAGCATTTGGTTGTCCTTCGTGCCAGTCGGCATGTCCCCATACATGttgcctttctttttttttgcgactCGCCTCTCAGGTGCCGCCCACCGCCTCGGCCTGCTCTCCGCAGTTTGATCCTTCCATTTTCATCTGCCCATTTTtatccccccatttttgtggcCGCGCCGTCCGGCCGAATTTGTGCATCGTTCCGCCCCACTGGGAGGTGcccgcctttttttcaaCGCCAATTTGGCTGCTGAGCGGCTAACTGATCGGCCAACTGAGCGCACCTTTCGCGCGGACAAGTCGGGGCAGCCGGGCGGGTGTATCCCCCCATGTCGCCGCCACCGCCACCGCCACCACCACAACCGCGCCTGCCGACACTATCCAGACGGTAGTAACTTTTTTGAGGGCTGTGTTTTTGGTCACCTGAATTggtttataaaattaaaaacgtattaaacaaaaattaaaaaggggagaagagaACCATGGGCTGACGAATATGCATAAAGGgagtagtaaaaaaaaagggaggggctaatgttacaaaaagggggggagaaaaggacAATAAAACGtggtgaggaaaaagaaataaaatggaaaagggcAGTTAGACATACCTGCAGTAGGCACATATACGTGCACGTCTGTATGTCCTACCTTCGCTGAGGCGGCATAAAGGGAAAagtcccccccccggggaagtattataaaaaataaaaaaaaaacaaatgcacCCATATTGCGATATGCACACGTAACACCTATTGGAGTGGGCTGATAGGGGGCAGGAGCGCGGCATGTTTTGGCGGGGGGTCCATCAGGAGGTGGGTGCGAACACTCACGTGAGACTTCAACTAAGCAGTTGCGCGGTTTGTCCCCCGGAGAGCCATCGAAGCGCCCATCCAAGCGTCCATTCCACCGCCGCGATTGCTTCATCGAGATGGGGCGGCTTCTCCGCTGCTTCACTTCCCCGCTTCctcgccgcttaaccgcctAACCTGCGTGGTGGCGCGGGTAGTACTTGGAGAGGACGTCGGACTTGATCTTCTTGAGCATGTCCTCGGGGAAAATGCGCAGCAGCTCCCAGGCGATGTCGAGCGACTGGTAAATGTCCCTGCACTCGTAGGTGTTCTGCGTGATAAACCGCTTCTCGAATTTGTCCAAAAACTccaaatataatatatcatcGTTAGAGAGGGCCTCCTCCCCGATGACTGCCTTCATGGCCTTCACGTCCTGCGCAATGGCATAATTACTATACAGCTGATCGGAGACATAGGGGTGGTCAATTCGCGTCATGTTCTGCCCGATGCCACTTTTCATAAGCCTCGACAAAGAAGGCAGCACATTGATGGGAGGGTAAATCTGCCtgttatataaatttctatCGACGAAGATCTGCCCCTCTGTAATGTACCCTGTGAGATCCGGAATGGGGTGGGTAATATCATCATTGGGCAtagtcaaaatggggaactgCGTTATGCTTCCATTTCTTCCGTCAACTCTACCAGCTCGCTCATATATCGTGGAGAGGTCACTGTACATATAACCTGGGTAGCCTCTCCTGCCTGGCACTTCCTCCCTGGCAGATGAGACCTCCCTGAGCGCATCAGCATAGGAGGACATATCTGTCAATATTACAAAAACgtgcatttctttttcaaacGCGAGGTACTCAGCTGTCGTCAGTGCTATCCTTGGAGTGAGGATCCTTTCGATGGTTGGGTCATTtgctaaatttaaaaataaacagactctttccattttcccaTTCTCTTCAAAATCTTGTCTGAAATATCGAGCAGTTTCCATATTCACTCCCATGGCACCAAATACGACTGCGAAATTGTCATCCGAGTGATCCAACACATCTTTCCCTTGTACGAGAGAGGCCTGCCTACATATCTGTGCGCCTATTTCGTTATGGGGTAACCCTGCTGCGCTGAACAATGGGATCTTCTGTCCTCTAACGATGCTATTCATCACATCAATGGTGGAGATCCCCGTCTGAATCATTTCCTTTGGATACACTCTACACTGGGGGTTGATCGGATTGCCATTGATGTCTAAGTAATCATCCGCCAAAATGTTAGGACCCTTATCGATTGGCTTTCCACTACCATTGAATACCCTCCCCAACATTTCGTCACTCATTggcattttcaaaatgtccCCACTCACTTCCACGTAGCTGTTTTTATTGTCTATCCCACTGGTTCCCTCGAACACCTGGATGACTGCCTTCTTCCCGCACACCTCCAGTATCTGCCCTTGCCGCGTGGAATTGTCGCTCAGGTGGATGGTCACGATTTCCGAGTACTTGGGGAACTTCACGTCTTCGATGATGACCAGCGGCCCTTGCacgcctgcgggggggagcggcacaAAGATGGGAGAAACGCGCATTTAGCAGTTCACGCGCATTT belongs to Plasmodium vivax chromosome 3, whole genome shotgun sequence and includes:
- a CDS encoding hypothetical protein, conserved (encoded by transcript PVX_000945A), whose amino-acid sequence is MNLLRGIIIAHLLCYNVQLRAKEPKWGHALLGGQNKLESAWGGGTTMEEEIPPKDDTVEGETSQTFEETTALEGEDGHPNLRSTFSFFQGKGREEVEPNAQQRHEGSAQRGDVPSDHQGELNHADTPSQIATEKNINGGENLPINGGEKLPIGGGEKLPIGGGEKLPIGGGEKLPIGGGIADYEYNNDEEFFKSFHSDNANKQIEIKSPCFNLKNENECTESRNCFYDHSYKACFQNCKSLGERDCYRYTECKLTINGCENEGFLNINVFGSDIGSDVRACELFNSEGSCYMMEEQYKNFGSKEKTNFNCVWMSYKHEYRKHKEGGAAKRHKKEPHEQRGGELGGVIDVHRANGQSEEGGHPNYHVLRSDGPRSIARDEKFLSLLELKSNEKKKKNPKNGNNGKETKKENAKKGKAHGDDEDDNDDEDDDDSGEGLQADEDPDFNDVNDEEGAKKEEDLEGEGADEDEDFDDELEKKRGKGKGKEGSSADGEGSDMKRSEGKEPSDEAPSGESTPKGDELLVPPEKLVALPTEVVTESIIEDASVADKDGQPGERGQDGQPGQPGQPSQPGQLTMDGHADAENDELPGGHPAGKGNLGSPPHERDILKHNFHSSGHGDQYDEWISVETSICVNLNERPNPSVLLEGALIAEKEAELRSIKKKYKVTDNEICVKPSNEPNISFSPNKNFYVLGEKIEFKCQNGYKIVGTTTVGVCVGRNKIVPNISCESLNDFDGVQKENIQKINSMISSGGNSALSGFLAVVLFVVGAFLFR
- a CDS encoding hypothetical protein, conserved (encoded by transcript PVX_000940A); amino-acid sequence: MKELVGRSRNERKLDGIYNKQRDALLHQYKNERERNKDIYANLNKRKANETIPFPEIYEKKRKADKPKVVDSSKEGTQKGESSVKGEEQPNRVDDSNAKNKRSNSSITLFKGIHMIIYRHIFSKSKFVKSVTLFINLCINYLNNQNKNVFFFAFDKIVRVFLRNYIHDDEGQTASHSIYTVYSEDELHIKCMVSLFDKVINRIIDNRFRISANACQSEEAANDDGHSVNTDGATNEAPDGGEGSGASQHNAEEDTPKQRSSQAADQPNTVVLTKQERKYLKALKIRVYYLIILYKLNDNFIFNKLISIYRQILEELLREYEQFEEAVSQERRRPARGTTGGANVTSTADPADAADPANPAAPAATMDDLAEDEDFLHLQEKWTLPSDYELFKIKRSAFVKCMSKVFHFIHVKWASTLVESLLLDVYFKKHIFDTCDEILIEKLQSAAKGNMNKRKTPTHSPHVLSIGESLNPVVDARAEKIVSLHGSHVWSTKQMER
- a CDS encoding vacuolar ATP synthase subunit b, putative (encoded by transcript PVX_000935A), whose protein sequence is MSKETITTKVEASRVNAMAAVRDYKVCPRLEYKTISGVQGPLVIIEDVKFPKYSEIVTIHLSDNSTRQGQILEVCGKKAVIQVFEGTSGIDNKNSYVEVSGDILKMPMSDEMLGRVFNGSGKPIDKGPNILADDYLDINGNPINPQCRVYPKEMIQTGISTIDVMNSIVRGQKIPLFSAAGLPHNEIGAQICRQASLVQGKDVLDHSDDNFAVVFGAMGVNMETARYFRQDFEENGKMERVCLFLNLANDPTIERILTPRIALTTAEYLAFEKEMHVFVILTDMSSYADALREVSSAREEVPGRRGYPGYMYSDLSTIYERAGRVDGRNGSITQFPILTMPNDDITHPIPDLTGYITEGQIFVDRNLYNRQIYPPINVLPSLSRLMKSGIGQNMTRIDHPYVSDQLYSNYAIAQDVKAMKAVIGEEALSNDDILYLEFLDKFEKRFITQNTYECRDIYQSLDIAWELLRIFPEDMLKKIKSDVLSKYYPRHHAG